The sequence TTTGCTGCTGATTTAGAACTTATGGACATGTTTGAGCCTCCCCCAGAGCCAGTCTTCTCTCCTACATTCATCCTTATCACGTCAGCTCTTAGTTTGGTAGTGGTTGCCATGGTTATTCTCATTGTATTAGGATGCAGAAGATTGCAAAAGTATCGTCGAGGGTACAATGCTACGCCCACAACTGATGTAGAAATCGATCTAGAAAAATTGCCTTCTAATATGGCTTATCATAGGACATCTGCACAACTTAATCCTCGTCTGGAGACCCTTGAATATCCAAGGAATGACATCATCTACATCAGGGACATCGGTCAAGGAGCTTTCGGAAGAGTGTTTCAAGCTAAAGCTCCTGGTTTACTCAAGGGCGAAGAGTTCACAATGGTAGCTGTCAAAATGCTCAAAGAAGAAGCATCAGAAGATCTCCAAACAGATTTTGAGCGTGAAGCCTGTCTGATGTCTGAATTCGACCATCCTAATATTGTCAAACTTCTAGGTGTATGCGCTGTCGGTAAGCCTATGTGTCTGTTGTTTGAATACATGGGCAAAGgtgatttgaatgaatttttgagaAACTGTTCCCCTACAAATTACATAGTCCGGACAGCTAATGGGGACATTTACAATGATGTTAGGTTGACACATATGGATCTGCTCAATATTTCGAGGCAAATCGCAGCTGGTATGACATACTTGTCGGAAAGAAAATTTGTTCATCGTGACTTAGCAACCAGGAATTGCCTAGTCAGTGAAGATATGGTGGTGAAAATTTCTGATTTTGGATTATCTCAGAAAATTTACACTGCCAATTATTACAAAGGAAATGATCATGATGCCATACCCATTCGTTGGATGCCCTTAGAGTCCATcctttacaataaatttacagtTGAATCCGACGTGTGGGCATACGGCGTTGTCTTAtgggaaatattttcatttgcccTCCAACCTTACTACGGACTGACTCATGAAGAAGTTGTTAAGTACATCAAAGAAGGGAATGTCCTTCAGTGCCCGGATAACACGCCCATTCCTGTTTACCAACTAATGAAGGCTTGCTGGAACCGCAAGCATTCCAACAGACCGagctttaaaactatttataaaaccTTGGGGATTATACAGGAAGAGCTACAAAGGCATGCGTACAAAGAACATAAAGTCCATGTATGAAGAATCATAACTGATACTGATCCCAGTGCCATTTATTTTCGCACAAGTTCTCAGCTTCTTTGCTAGTCAATGTATTGTAAACATTTTGGAAACAATATGTGCTTCGACTTAAAATGTTGCTGTGTGGATGATGTACAAAAGACGTAATTCCTCATGAATGTTTGtctgcattttgaaaagttcattatTTATGTTGAAGTACTGTGGTtgcatttgtagaaaatttttacgTGATTAGTATGATATTTAGTcgcaaaaagaaaatcatttttcttaattggaGAATCGAGAAAAAGTATTATCAAACAAAGT comes from Argiope bruennichi chromosome 2, qqArgBrue1.1, whole genome shotgun sequence and encodes:
- the LOC129962115 gene encoding tyrosine-protein kinase transmembrane receptor Ror2-like isoform X2; its protein translation is MVYRVVGLLMPQAGRKWNEKRVPAKVRGGRTVYNVTWGAPVILECTAEGEPPPEITWWQNGTPLRSDEPTLSHSMLTINATESTMYLCRSTNFMRSANYTVTDSKDFHIFVLTKSESNTEVPDQQSEPPPSSVRRPPQDTPQGYCSLYTGSVCRKYLPSQGLVYYNFSTDGSATPINEQITQGLWKEVISSLLEPCRTAAETLLCHYAFPACEWVDGFAYSKPICREDCIAVQDLFCYNEWAMIEDNKQRGIYFKSRGHFRLPDCNSLPERGNSSSSSICSHAHLTDIIEEEVTEHCIRDRGRFYQGSVNVTKSGIPCQRWDSQDPHHHNRPPMVFPEVLNSENYCRNAGGEEPMPWCYTIDPRIRWQHCDIPRCENNSHIFAADLELMDMFEPPPEPVFSPTFILITSALSLVVVAMVILIVLGCRRLQKYRRGYNATPTTDVEIDLEKLPSNMAYHRTSAQLNPRLETLEYPRNDIIYIRDIGQGAFGRVFQAKAPGLLKGEEFTMVAVKMLKEEASEDLQTDFEREACLMSEFDHPNIVKLLGVCAVGKPMCLLFEYMGKGDLNEFLRNCSPTNYIVRTANGDIYNDVRLTHMDLLNISRQIAAGMTYLSERKFVHRDLATRNCLVSEDMVVKISDFGLSQKIYTANYYKGNDHDAIPIRWMPLESILYNKFTVESDVWAYGVVLWEIFSFALQPYYGLTHEEVVKYIKEGNVLQCPDNTPIPVYQLMKACWNRKHSNRPSFKTIYKTLGIIQEELQRHAYKEHKVHV